The following are encoded together in the Actinoplanes sp. N902-109 genome:
- a CDS encoding VWA domain-containing protein, with protein sequence MIHRRLSLLVVAGLAGLSAVGGAVPAQAEPGEPVQPPRVELVLDVSGSMRAADIGGQTRIAVAKRAFNAVVDALPETTYLGIRVLGATYPGDSKKVGCRDTQQIVEVGPVDRGAAKDAIAGLKPTGFTPVGLALREAAKDLGTDGSARRIVLITDGEDTCTPPDPCAVARELAAQGTKLVVDTLGLAPDEKTRKQLVCISTATGGTYTAAQSEQELTGRVKQLVDRAAVPPPVAPAAVTGGEKCADAPLLAPGVYTDREKISEHRVYRVPVLSGQELRASVSVALDRPVARDYGVLLKATTPDGRELVRGNDAGSGRADVMSAGLRLSGETDVCLVVSNSFASTTSAAAPGMPIELSIGVVDASHAPDAPGLGRGFLLLLVLGVAGLLAGVLAGWLTRWWVATWREN encoded by the coding sequence GTGATCCACAGACGACTGTCCTTATTGGTGGTTGCCGGGCTGGCCGGATTGTCGGCCGTCGGCGGCGCCGTGCCCGCGCAGGCCGAGCCCGGCGAGCCGGTGCAGCCGCCGCGCGTGGAGCTGGTGCTGGACGTCAGCGGCTCGATGCGCGCCGCCGACATCGGCGGGCAGACCCGGATCGCGGTGGCCAAGCGGGCGTTCAACGCGGTGGTCGACGCACTGCCGGAGACCACCTATCTCGGCATCCGGGTGCTCGGGGCGACCTACCCGGGCGACAGCAAGAAGGTCGGCTGCCGGGACACCCAGCAGATCGTCGAGGTCGGGCCGGTGGACCGCGGCGCCGCCAAGGACGCCATCGCCGGCCTCAAGCCGACCGGGTTCACGCCGGTCGGGCTCGCCCTCCGCGAGGCGGCCAAGGACCTGGGCACCGACGGTTCGGCGCGGCGGATCGTGCTGATCACCGACGGCGAGGACACCTGTACGCCGCCCGACCCGTGCGCGGTGGCGCGTGAGCTGGCTGCGCAGGGCACCAAGCTGGTGGTGGACACGCTGGGCCTGGCCCCGGACGAGAAGACCCGCAAGCAGCTGGTCTGCATCTCCACGGCGACCGGCGGCACGTACACCGCGGCGCAGAGCGAGCAGGAGCTGACCGGCCGGGTCAAGCAGCTGGTCGACCGGGCCGCCGTGCCCCCGCCGGTCGCCCCGGCCGCCGTCACCGGCGGCGAGAAGTGCGCCGACGCACCGTTGCTGGCCCCGGGGGTCTACACCGACCGCGAGAAGATCAGCGAGCACCGGGTCTACCGGGTGCCGGTGCTCAGCGGCCAGGAGCTGCGGGCCTCGGTGAGCGTCGCGCTGGACCGGCCGGTCGCCCGCGACTACGGCGTGCTGCTCAAGGCGACCACGCCGGACGGCCGGGAACTGGTGCGGGGCAACGACGCGGGCAGCGGGCGGGCCGACGTGATGTCGGCCGGGCTGCGGCTGTCCGGCGAGACCGACGTCTGCCTGGTGGTCAGCAACTCGTTCGCGTCGACCACCTCGGCCGCCGCCCCCGGCATGCCGATCGAGCTGAGCATCGGCGTGGTCGATGCCTCACACGCCCCCGATGCGCCCGGCCTGGGCCGCGGGTTCCTGTTGCTGCTCGTGCTCGGCGTCGCGGGGCTGCTCGCCGGTGTGCTGGCCGGCTGGCTCACCCGCTGGTGGGTCGCCACCTGGAGGGAGAACTGA